The following are from one region of the Mesorhizobium sp. B4-1-4 genome:
- a CDS encoding DUF3846 domain-containing protein: MDGKLIVAYASGEITQRTLTKWPSLKELQEAVGGYIEKLPLPTNRHFEECVDEHGNPQKCVAYCNEEGRLVGLPRNTSLIGKSISYPVVGNIAIVTGDSEFMSQRH; the protein is encoded by the coding sequence ATGGACGGAAAACTGATCGTCGCCTACGCGAGCGGTGAAATTACACAACGCACCCTGACCAAATGGCCGTCACTGAAAGAGCTTCAGGAAGCCGTTGGTGGTTACATAGAAAAGCTGCCGCTACCAACCAATCGCCATTTCGAGGAATGCGTCGACGAACATGGAAATCCGCAGAAATGCGTCGCGTATTGCAATGAGGAAGGAAGGCTTGTTGGGTTGCCGAGAAACACCTCCCTCATCGGGAAATCGATCTCCTATCCGGTCGTCGGAAACATCGCGATCGTGACAGGCGACAGCGAGTTCATGAGCCAACGGCACTAG
- a CDS encoding zincin-like metallopeptidase domain-containing protein, with the protein MRHIFSVQGGDAVVRATSVRIESSGSRACYVPSLDMIRMPDRKAFNGTPTSSPRRPITPLCSTSWRTLDRTRASLRPRHVRSFSSEAYAIEELVAELGAAFLCADIGISSAPRADHADNIASWLKCLKADSRTIFKAAAQASKAAAFILGNPALV; encoded by the coding sequence GTGCGCCATATCTTTTCTGTTCAAGGCGGCGATGCCGTCGTGCGAGCGACTAGCGTTCGAATCGAGAGCAGCGGCAGCCGGGCATGTTACGTGCCGTCGCTGGACATGATCCGGATGCCGGATCGAAAGGCGTTCAACGGAACGCCAACGTCCTCACCAAGGAGGCCTATTACTCCACTCTGTTCCACGAGCTGGCGCACACTGGACCGCACCCGTGCATCGTTGCGCCCGCGACATGTCCGGAGCTTCAGCAGCGAGGCTTACGCCATCGAAGAGTTGGTCGCCGAACTCGGAGCCGCTTTCCTTTGCGCCGATATCGGCATCAGTTCAGCACCGCGCGCCGACCATGCCGACAACATCGCCAGTTGGCTGAAGTGCCTGAAGGCCGACAGCCGCACGATCTTCAAGGCTGCGGCGCAAGCGAGCAAGGCTGCCGCGTTCATCTTGGGGAATCCAGCACTTGTGTAG